A window of Carassius carassius chromosome 44, fCarCar2.1, whole genome shotgun sequence contains these coding sequences:
- the fezf2 gene encoding fez family zinc finger protein 2 isoform X1 yields the protein MARGRGGWSMLTPSWLEMTSSLPLETVMSCPRLDDRSGATAAPKSLAFSIDRIMSKTSEPKASAAEEERRGGLEGSEGKRTLGLCTPIPCMIPIQPFSYDLHAKALMNYSEFWKVNFRGALCTSAAMCQSNCGVCGKADAGVKHSVLPGSRVIKPQVIHQALAMPTNGSLCYFNYLDSAYHQSELLSGHLFSSAIANSQAQAISAHQKLLLLENAKLACVSPDKFPTPQYPHKEHLPGQLDQIVRENHSLAEKNGVKAHSKTNNCSADGKPKNFTCEVCGKVFNAHYNLTRHMPVHTGARPFVCKVCGKGFRQASTLCRHKIIHTQEKPHKCNQCGKAFNRSSTLNTHIRIHAGYKPFVCEFCGKGFHQKGNYKNHKLTHSGEKQYKCSICSKAFHQIYNLTFHMHTHNDKKPFICGTCGKGFCRNFDLKKHIRKLHDNVSCLKGGNDSSRGHQN from the exons ATGGC GAGAGGACGGGGCGGCTGGTCGATGCTCACACCAAGTTGGTTAGAAATGACGAGCTCTCTCCCTCTGGAAACAGTGATGTCCTGCCCGAGACTAGACGACAGGAGCGGGGCCACGGCGGCACCCAAGTCTCTGGCCTTTTCCATAGACAGAATCATGTCAAAGACGTCGGAACCGAAAGCCTCCGCCGCGGAGGAGGAGCGCCGCGGAGGACTTGAGGGATCCGAGGGGAAGAGGACGCTCGGCTTGTGTACCCCAATTCCCTGCATGATCCCCATCCAACCGTTCAGCTACGACCTGCATGCCAAGGCTTTAATGAACTATTCCGAGTTTTGGAAAGTTAATTTCAGGGGAGCATTATGCACTTCAGCGGCCATGTGTCAATCCAACTGCGGCGTCTGCGGTAAAGCGGACGCGGGAGTCAAGCACTCTGTGTTGCCGGGAAGCAGGGTCATCAAGCCGCAGGTGATACACCAAGCGCTGGCCATGCCCACTAACGGATCGTTGTGTTATTTCAATTACTTGGACTCGGCTTATCATCAGTCCGAGCTGCTGAGCGGACATTTATTTTCCTCAGCAATCGCGAACTCTCAAGCACAAGCCATAAGCGCGCATCAGAAGCTTCTCTTGTTGGAGAACGCCAAACTTGCGTGCGTTTCACCCGATAAATTCCCCACACCTCAGTACCCACATAAAGAGCATCTCCCTGGGCAACTGGACCAGATAGTGCGGGAGAACCACAGTCTGGCTGAGAAGAACGGAGTGAAAGCGCACAGCAAAACGAATAACTGCTCCGCTGATGGGAAACCCAAGAACTTCACGTGTGAAGTTTGTGGAAAG GTCTTCAACGCGCACTATAACCTGACTCGTCACATGCCGGTGCACACAGGCGCGAGGCCGTTCGTGTGTAAAGTATGCGGGAAAGGTTTCCGACAGGCCAGCACATTATGTAGACATAAAATTATTCACACACAG GAGAAACCTCATAAATGTAACCAGTGTGGAAAAGCATTCAACAGAAGCTCGACTTTAAATACACATATCCGAATTCACGCGGGCTACAAACCATTCGTCTGCGAATTTTGTGGAAAGGGCTTTCATCAAAAAG GGAATTACAAGAATCACAAACTGACCCACAGTGGCGAGAAACAGTACAAGTGTTCAATCTGTAGCAAAGCCTTCCATCAGATCTATAACCTCACGtttcacatgcacacgcacaacGACAAGAAGCCCTTCATCTGTGGTACCTGCGGGAAAGGCTTCTGTAGGAACTTTGACTTGAAAAAGCACATACGGAAACTGCACGATAACGTCAGTTGTTTAAAAGGCGGAAACGATTCTTCCAGAGGACACCAAAACTGA
- the fezf2 gene encoding fez family zinc finger protein 2 isoform X2 — MLTPSWLEMTSSLPLETVMSCPRLDDRSGATAAPKSLAFSIDRIMSKTSEPKASAAEEERRGGLEGSEGKRTLGLCTPIPCMIPIQPFSYDLHAKALMNYSEFWKVNFRGALCTSAAMCQSNCGVCGKADAGVKHSVLPGSRVIKPQVIHQALAMPTNGSLCYFNYLDSAYHQSELLSGHLFSSAIANSQAQAISAHQKLLLLENAKLACVSPDKFPTPQYPHKEHLPGQLDQIVRENHSLAEKNGVKAHSKTNNCSADGKPKNFTCEVCGKVFNAHYNLTRHMPVHTGARPFVCKVCGKGFRQASTLCRHKIIHTQEKPHKCNQCGKAFNRSSTLNTHIRIHAGYKPFVCEFCGKGFHQKGNYKNHKLTHSGEKQYKCSICSKAFHQIYNLTFHMHTHNDKKPFICGTCGKGFCRNFDLKKHIRKLHDNVSCLKGGNDSSRGHQN, encoded by the exons ATGCTCACACCAAGTTGGTTAGAAATGACGAGCTCTCTCCCTCTGGAAACAGTGATGTCCTGCCCGAGACTAGACGACAGGAGCGGGGCCACGGCGGCACCCAAGTCTCTGGCCTTTTCCATAGACAGAATCATGTCAAAGACGTCGGAACCGAAAGCCTCCGCCGCGGAGGAGGAGCGCCGCGGAGGACTTGAGGGATCCGAGGGGAAGAGGACGCTCGGCTTGTGTACCCCAATTCCCTGCATGATCCCCATCCAACCGTTCAGCTACGACCTGCATGCCAAGGCTTTAATGAACTATTCCGAGTTTTGGAAAGTTAATTTCAGGGGAGCATTATGCACTTCAGCGGCCATGTGTCAATCCAACTGCGGCGTCTGCGGTAAAGCGGACGCGGGAGTCAAGCACTCTGTGTTGCCGGGAAGCAGGGTCATCAAGCCGCAGGTGATACACCAAGCGCTGGCCATGCCCACTAACGGATCGTTGTGTTATTTCAATTACTTGGACTCGGCTTATCATCAGTCCGAGCTGCTGAGCGGACATTTATTTTCCTCAGCAATCGCGAACTCTCAAGCACAAGCCATAAGCGCGCATCAGAAGCTTCTCTTGTTGGAGAACGCCAAACTTGCGTGCGTTTCACCCGATAAATTCCCCACACCTCAGTACCCACATAAAGAGCATCTCCCTGGGCAACTGGACCAGATAGTGCGGGAGAACCACAGTCTGGCTGAGAAGAACGGAGTGAAAGCGCACAGCAAAACGAATAACTGCTCCGCTGATGGGAAACCCAAGAACTTCACGTGTGAAGTTTGTGGAAAG GTCTTCAACGCGCACTATAACCTGACTCGTCACATGCCGGTGCACACAGGCGCGAGGCCGTTCGTGTGTAAAGTATGCGGGAAAGGTTTCCGACAGGCCAGCACATTATGTAGACATAAAATTATTCACACACAG GAGAAACCTCATAAATGTAACCAGTGTGGAAAAGCATTCAACAGAAGCTCGACTTTAAATACACATATCCGAATTCACGCGGGCTACAAACCATTCGTCTGCGAATTTTGTGGAAAGGGCTTTCATCAAAAAG GGAATTACAAGAATCACAAACTGACCCACAGTGGCGAGAAACAGTACAAGTGTTCAATCTGTAGCAAAGCCTTCCATCAGATCTATAACCTCACGtttcacatgcacacgcacaacGACAAGAAGCCCTTCATCTGTGGTACCTGCGGGAAAGGCTTCTGTAGGAACTTTGACTTGAAAAAGCACATACGGAAACTGCACGATAACGTCAGTTGTTTAAAAGGCGGAAACGATTCTTCCAGAGGACACCAAAACTGA
- the LOC132126394 gene encoding opioid growth factor receptor-like isoform X2: MSFKRALRVLCWGLYRFFRALPALGWRVLSKFSLRFTRQINMSGDECEYDSTWEDGDEYKKHRKKNVHHYGESRRNMFAARDMQKFRHSCRGLDNISDDDDGAGEQDTDYFYNLEFYRGNIRSSPDELYISDFHQQWQGQYEWLEDVHSYIQWLFPIQEPGVNWRAHVLSKKEIKLFRKDEEAKKKLVQSYKLMLDFYGIHLTDESTGKVTRAPNWKDRFRNLNRHTHNNLRITRILKCLGTLGLKHYQAPLVRFFLNETLVMGELQNVKKSALDYFMFAVLDKSDRRELVKFAYEHFNPQKNFVWGTMKILSGQVDKQNCKNENMDQPTENNSSNAEDQQKRENLHESKHKTNKTDTSHPLKEMQITPNTLTETNSENENEGVVKKKNQDLSVGVGEDNENTPSANKSHGHGAVSGSHQTEDKRKKDHQNNDEPAIPKKSTETNSDQLENKDRQCSSENGDVVKQNHEISVSDDNENIAPANKSHDHDAFDGSHQTEEGSVCQVHDEKLKDETEDKGLQDNKKRLNPHESEHEDSHSLEEIKSTKDHQNKSETVISNKLTESNSVNVSDDNKNTAPANKSHGHDAASGSHLTEEKRKKDHQNNDESAIPKKSTETNSDQWENESGQCSSENGDGVKQNHGMSDDDGVGVSDNNENIALANKSHGHDAFDGSHQTEEGSSCQGHDVEMKDETEYNGLEDNQKRLNPHESEHEVEKIGASHSPEEMKSKKDKQNKKEPVIPNESTEANSVNVSDDNENTAPANKTHGHDAASGSHQTEVGSSCQVQDVEMKDGTENKHEKSENEQ; this comes from the exons ATGAGCTTTAAAAGAGCTCTGAGGGTTTTGTGCTGGGGTCTGTATAGGTTTTTTCGTGCTTTGCCTGCTTTGGGTTGGCGTGTTCTTAGTAAATTTAGTTTGAGATTTACTCGTCAGATTAACATGTCAGGTGATGAGTGCGAGTATGACTCTACATGGGAGGATGGAGACGAATATAAAAAACACAGGAAGAAG AACGTTCACCACTATGGAGAGAGTCGCAGGAACATGTTTGCCGCAAGGGACATGCAAAAATTTCGACATAGTTGCCGG GGCTTGGATAATattagtgatgatgatgatggtgctgGTGAACAAGATACA gaCTACTTCTATAACCTAGAATTTTACCGTGGTAATATAAGATCTTCCCCTGATG AACTTTACATCAGTGATTTTCACCAGCAGTGGCAGGGTCAATATGAATGGCTGGAAGATGTCCACTCCTACATTCAATG GTTGTTTCCAATACAAGAGCCGGGGGTGAATTGGAGAGCACATGTGCTCTCGAAAAAGGAAATAAAG CTTTTCCGTAAAGacgaagaagcaaagaaaaaattgGTGCAATCATATAAGCTCATGTTGGATTTCTACGGTATACATTTGACCGATGAATCAACAGGAAAGGTGACTCGTGCTCCTAACTGGAAGGACCGCTTTAGAAACCTGAACAG ACATACACATAACAACTTGCGCATCACACGCATCCTGAAGTGCTTGGGGACTCTAGGATTGAAGCATTACCAGGCACCTCTGGTCAGGTTTTTCCTCAATGAAACTCTTGTCATGGGAGAGCTTCAAAATGTGAAGAAAAGTGCATTAGATTACTTTATGTTTGCTGTATTGGACAAATCAGACAGAAGAGAGCTGGTTAAATTTGCCTACGAGCATTTCAATCCTCAGAAAAACTTTGTCTGGGGTACCATGAAGATTCTGTCAGGTCAGGTGGATAAACAAAACTGCAAAAACGAAAACATGGACCAGCCAACAGAGAATAATAGTAGTAATGCAGAAGATCAGCAGAAAAGGGAGAATCTCCATGAAAGCAAACACAAAACTAACAAAACAGACACCAGTCATCCTCTTAAAGAGATGCAAA TTACTCCAAACACATTGACAGAAACAAatagtgaaaatgaaaatgagggtgtagtaaaaaaaaaaaatcaagatttgaGTGTTGGGGTCGGTGAAGATAATGAAAACACACCATCAGCAAACAAGTCTCATGGTCATGGTGCTGTTAGTGGTTCTCACCAAACTGAAGACAAGAGAAAAAAAGATCACCAAAATAACGATGAGCCAGCTATTCCAAAAAAATCAACAGAAACAAATAGTGATCAGTTGGAAAATAAAGACAGACAATGCAGCTCAGAAAATGGGGATGTAGTAAAGCAAAATCATGAAATTAGTGTAAGTGATGATAATGAAAACATAGCACCGGCTAACAAGTCTCATGATCATGATGCTTTTGATGGTTCTCACCAAACTGAAGAGGGGTCTGTATGTCAGGTGCATGATGAAAAATTGAAGGATGAAACTGAAGATAAAGGATTACAAGATAACAAAAAAAGGTTGAATCCCCATGAGAGCGAACATGAGGATAGTCATTCTCTTGAAGAGATAAAAAGTACAAAAGATCACCAAAATAAAAGTGAGACAGTTATTTCAAACAAATTGACAGAATCAAATAGTGTCAATGTTAGTGATGATAACAAAAACACAGCACCAGCGAACAAGTCTCATGGTCATGATGCTGCTAGTGGTTCTCACCTAActgaagagaagagaaaaaaagatcACCAAAATAACGATGAGTCAGCTATTCCAAAAAAATCGACAGAAACAAATAGTGATCAGTGGGAAAATGAGAGCGGACAATGCAGCTCAGAAAATGGCGATGGAGTAAAGCAAAATCATGGAATGAGTGATGATGATGGTGTCGGTGTTAGtgataataatgaaaacatagcACTGGCTAACAAGTCTCATGGTCATGATGCTTTTGATGGTTCTCACCAAACAGAAGAGGGGTCTTCATGTCAGGGGCATGATGTGGAAATGAAGGATGAAACTGAATATAACGGATTAGAAGATAACCAAAAAAGGTTGAATCCCCATGAGAGCGAACATGAAGTTGAAAAAATAGGGGCTAGTCATTCTCCTGAAGAGATGAAAAGTAAAAAAGATAAGCAAAATAAGAAGGAGCCAGTTATTCCAAACGAATCGACAGAAGCAAATAGTGTCAATGTTAGTGATGATAATGAAAACACAGCACCAGCAAACAAGACTCATGGTCATGATGCTGCTAGTGGTTCTCACCAAACTGAAGTGGGGTCTTCATGTCAGGTGCAGGACGTCGAAATGAAGGACGGAActgaaaataaacatgaaaaatcaGAAAATGAGCAGTAA
- the LOC132126394 gene encoding opioid growth factor receptor-like isoform X1 produces the protein MSFKRALRVLCWGLYRFFRALPALGWRVLSKFSLRFTRQINMSGDECEYDSTWEDGDEYKKHRKKNVHHYGESRRNMFAARDMQKFRHSCRGLDNISDDDDGAGEQDTDYFYNLEFYRGNIRSSPDELYISDFHQQWQGQYEWLEDVHSYIQWLFPIQEPGVNWRAHVLSKKEIKLFRKDEEAKKKLVQSYKLMLDFYGIHLTDESTGKVTRAPNWKDRFRNLNRHTHNNLRITRILKCLGTLGLKHYQAPLVRFFLNETLVMGELQNVKKSALDYFMFAVLDKSDRRELVKFAYEHFNPQKNFVWGTMKILSGQVDKQNCKNENMDQPTENNSSNAEDQQKRENLHESKHKTNKTDTSHPLKEMQSKKDNQTKDEQVTPNTLTETNSENENEGVVKKKNQDLSVGVGEDNENTPSANKSHGHGAVSGSHQTEDKRKKDHQNNDEPAIPKKSTETNSDQLENKDRQCSSENGDVVKQNHEISVSDDNENIAPANKSHDHDAFDGSHQTEEGSVCQVHDEKLKDETEDKGLQDNKKRLNPHESEHEDSHSLEEIKSTKDHQNKSETVISNKLTESNSVNVSDDNKNTAPANKSHGHDAASGSHLTEEKRKKDHQNNDESAIPKKSTETNSDQWENESGQCSSENGDGVKQNHGMSDDDGVGVSDNNENIALANKSHGHDAFDGSHQTEEGSSCQGHDVEMKDETEYNGLEDNQKRLNPHESEHEVEKIGASHSPEEMKSKKDKQNKKEPVIPNESTEANSVNVSDDNENTAPANKTHGHDAASGSHQTEVGSSCQVQDVEMKDGTENKHEKSENEQ, from the exons ATGAGCTTTAAAAGAGCTCTGAGGGTTTTGTGCTGGGGTCTGTATAGGTTTTTTCGTGCTTTGCCTGCTTTGGGTTGGCGTGTTCTTAGTAAATTTAGTTTGAGATTTACTCGTCAGATTAACATGTCAGGTGATGAGTGCGAGTATGACTCTACATGGGAGGATGGAGACGAATATAAAAAACACAGGAAGAAG AACGTTCACCACTATGGAGAGAGTCGCAGGAACATGTTTGCCGCAAGGGACATGCAAAAATTTCGACATAGTTGCCGG GGCTTGGATAATattagtgatgatgatgatggtgctgGTGAACAAGATACA gaCTACTTCTATAACCTAGAATTTTACCGTGGTAATATAAGATCTTCCCCTGATG AACTTTACATCAGTGATTTTCACCAGCAGTGGCAGGGTCAATATGAATGGCTGGAAGATGTCCACTCCTACATTCAATG GTTGTTTCCAATACAAGAGCCGGGGGTGAATTGGAGAGCACATGTGCTCTCGAAAAAGGAAATAAAG CTTTTCCGTAAAGacgaagaagcaaagaaaaaattgGTGCAATCATATAAGCTCATGTTGGATTTCTACGGTATACATTTGACCGATGAATCAACAGGAAAGGTGACTCGTGCTCCTAACTGGAAGGACCGCTTTAGAAACCTGAACAG ACATACACATAACAACTTGCGCATCACACGCATCCTGAAGTGCTTGGGGACTCTAGGATTGAAGCATTACCAGGCACCTCTGGTCAGGTTTTTCCTCAATGAAACTCTTGTCATGGGAGAGCTTCAAAATGTGAAGAAAAGTGCATTAGATTACTTTATGTTTGCTGTATTGGACAAATCAGACAGAAGAGAGCTGGTTAAATTTGCCTACGAGCATTTCAATCCTCAGAAAAACTTTGTCTGGGGTACCATGAAGATTCTGTCAGGTCAGGTGGATAAACAAAACTGCAAAAACGAAAACATGGACCAGCCAACAGAGAATAATAGTAGTAATGCAGAAGATCAGCAGAAAAGGGAGAATCTCCATGAAAGCAAACACAAAACTAACAAAACAGACACCAGTCATCCTCTTAAAGAGATGCAAAGTAAAAAAGATAACCAAACTAAAGATGAGCAAGTTACTCCAAACACATTGACAGAAACAAatagtgaaaatgaaaatgagggtgtagtaaaaaaaaaaaatcaagatttgaGTGTTGGGGTCGGTGAAGATAATGAAAACACACCATCAGCAAACAAGTCTCATGGTCATGGTGCTGTTAGTGGTTCTCACCAAACTGAAGACAAGAGAAAAAAAGATCACCAAAATAACGATGAGCCAGCTATTCCAAAAAAATCAACAGAAACAAATAGTGATCAGTTGGAAAATAAAGACAGACAATGCAGCTCAGAAAATGGGGATGTAGTAAAGCAAAATCATGAAATTAGTGTAAGTGATGATAATGAAAACATAGCACCGGCTAACAAGTCTCATGATCATGATGCTTTTGATGGTTCTCACCAAACTGAAGAGGGGTCTGTATGTCAGGTGCATGATGAAAAATTGAAGGATGAAACTGAAGATAAAGGATTACAAGATAACAAAAAAAGGTTGAATCCCCATGAGAGCGAACATGAGGATAGTCATTCTCTTGAAGAGATAAAAAGTACAAAAGATCACCAAAATAAAAGTGAGACAGTTATTTCAAACAAATTGACAGAATCAAATAGTGTCAATGTTAGTGATGATAACAAAAACACAGCACCAGCGAACAAGTCTCATGGTCATGATGCTGCTAGTGGTTCTCACCTAActgaagagaagagaaaaaaagatcACCAAAATAACGATGAGTCAGCTATTCCAAAAAAATCGACAGAAACAAATAGTGATCAGTGGGAAAATGAGAGCGGACAATGCAGCTCAGAAAATGGCGATGGAGTAAAGCAAAATCATGGAATGAGTGATGATGATGGTGTCGGTGTTAGtgataataatgaaaacatagcACTGGCTAACAAGTCTCATGGTCATGATGCTTTTGATGGTTCTCACCAAACAGAAGAGGGGTCTTCATGTCAGGGGCATGATGTGGAAATGAAGGATGAAACTGAATATAACGGATTAGAAGATAACCAAAAAAGGTTGAATCCCCATGAGAGCGAACATGAAGTTGAAAAAATAGGGGCTAGTCATTCTCCTGAAGAGATGAAAAGTAAAAAAGATAAGCAAAATAAGAAGGAGCCAGTTATTCCAAACGAATCGACAGAAGCAAATAGTGTCAATGTTAGTGATGATAATGAAAACACAGCACCAGCAAACAAGACTCATGGTCATGATGCTGCTAGTGGTTCTCACCAAACTGAAGTGGGGTCTTCATGTCAGGTGCAGGACGTCGAAATGAAGGACGGAActgaaaataaacatgaaaaatcaGAAAATGAGCAGTAA